One Candidatus Methylomirabilota bacterium DNA window includes the following coding sequences:
- the rsmI gene encoding 16S rRNA (cytidine(1402)-2'-O)-methyltransferase: MSGTLYVVGTPIGNLEDISLRALRTLREVDLIAAEDTRRTRTLLARYEISTPVTSYFEHNKLRRGPELLARLRAGASVAVVTDAGTPGISDPGFHLVRLCREAGVPVVPIPGPSALVAALSAAGIPGDRFVFEGFLPAKPGRRLARLRELRALERPVVLYESPHRVAATLEALDAVFGPVEVVLAREVTKQFEEFRRGTPAELRARFLAEKARGELTLIVNPHPAAGETS; this comes from the coding sequence ATGAGTGGGACGCTGTACGTGGTCGGGACGCCGATCGGGAACCTGGAGGACATCTCCCTCCGTGCGCTGCGCACGCTCCGCGAGGTAGACCTGATCGCCGCCGAGGACACCCGGCGCACGCGCACGCTGCTCGCCCGCTACGAGATCTCCACCCCGGTCACGAGCTACTTCGAGCACAACAAGCTCCGCCGGGGCCCCGAGCTCCTGGCCCGCCTCCGGGCGGGAGCGAGCGTGGCGGTGGTCACCGACGCCGGGACCCCGGGGATCTCCGACCCCGGCTTCCACCTCGTCCGGCTCTGCCGAGAGGCCGGCGTGCCGGTGGTCCCGATCCCCGGCCCCTCGGCCCTCGTGGCCGCCCTCTCGGCGGCCGGCATCCCGGGGGACCGCTTCGTCTTCGAGGGCTTTCTGCCCGCGAAGCCGGGCCGCCGACTCGCGCGCCTGCGCGAGCTCCGCGCGCTCGAGCGGCCCGTGGTGCTCTACGAGAGCCCCCACCGGGTCGCGGCGACCCTGGAGGCCCTGGACGCGGTCTTCGGGCCGGTCGAGGTGGTGCTCGCCCGCGAGGTCACCAAGCAGTTCGAGGAGTTCCGGCGAGGGACGCCGGCGGAGCTGCGGGCGCGCTTCCTGGCCGAGAAAGCGCGCGGGGAGCTCACCCTGATCGTCAACCCGCACCCGGCGGCCGGCGAGACTTCCTGA
- the thiD gene encoding bifunctional hydroxymethylpyrimidine kinase/phosphomethylpyrimidine kinase, with translation MSQQPTIPRALTVAGSDSGGGAGIQADLKTFSAFRVYGASVLTAITAQNSIGVHGVVNLPPEFVARQLDVVLGDIGADAAKTGMLSTAPIIRAVADRMRAHGLRRLVVDPVMVAKSGDPLLEPDARAALVEAILPLALVVTPNLPEAAALAEFPVATLEEMEAAARRIHTLGPAWVLVKGGHLKDDPVDLLFDGRTVTRLSAARVNTPHTHGTGCAYSAAIAAGLARGQGVPDAVAEAKRYVTAAIRAGFALGRGVGTLRHFIDTW, from the coding sequence ATGAGCCAGCAGCCGACCATTCCCCGCGCCTTGACCGTCGCCGGGTCCGATTCCGGCGGGGGCGCGGGTATCCAGGCCGACCTGAAGACGTTCAGCGCGTTCCGCGTGTACGGGGCGTCCGTGCTGACGGCGATCACGGCCCAGAACTCCATCGGGGTTCACGGCGTCGTCAACCTGCCCCCCGAGTTCGTGGCCCGCCAGCTCGACGTCGTGCTCGGGGACATCGGGGCCGACGCCGCCAAGACGGGCATGCTCTCGACGGCGCCCATCATCCGGGCCGTGGCCGACCGGATGCGGGCCCACGGGCTCCGCCGCCTCGTGGTGGACCCCGTGATGGTCGCCAAGTCCGGGGACCCCCTGCTCGAGCCGGACGCCCGCGCCGCGCTCGTCGAGGCGATCCTACCGCTCGCCCTGGTGGTGACTCCCAATCTGCCCGAGGCGGCGGCCCTCGCGGAGTTTCCGGTGGCGACCCTGGAGGAGATGGAAGCGGCGGCGCGCCGCATCCACACGCTGGGCCCGGCCTGGGTCCTGGTCAAGGGGGGGCACCTCAAGGACGATCCGGTCGACCTGCTCTTCGACGGCCGGACGGTGACCCGGCTCAGCGCCGCCCGCGTGAACACGCCGCACACCCACGGGACGGGGTGCGCCTATTCGGCGGCGATCGCGGCCGGGCTCGCGCGGGGCCAGGGGGTTCCCGACGCGGTGGCCGAGGCCAAGCGGTACGTCACCGCGGCGATCCGGGCGGGCTTCGCGCTGGGTCGCGGGGTGGGCACGCTACGCCACTTCATCGACACCTGGTGA